CTCGGCGTCTGCAAAACGGTCGGATTATATCAAACAGCCGCATATGATATTTCGGAGCACTTTATGCAGCCCGCGCTGTGCCAGACCGATGCCGAGCAGGCACGGGCACAGGTCTCCGCGTATTTAAACGCCTACGGCAGCGCCGGAGCGTCCAATTCCATGACCGGAAAACTGCGCGGAAAAAATGTCATCTTGGTATTGATGGAGAGTGCCGATGATTGGACAATTACGCAGGATTCTGCGCCGACCATCACGCGGCTGATGCAGGAGGGCATCCAGTTTACCAATTTTTGCACACCGCTGTACGGCAGCGCGCGCACGTTTAATTCAGAATTTGCGATGAACACCGGCATTTTTTCTCCAACCGACGGAACACTCGTGACTTCCTATCAGACAAATGATTTTTCCGAAAGCCTGCCCAATCAATTCCGGACGAGCGGCTATACCGCCAATGCATTCCATTACAACAGCCCGTCTTTTTACAGCCGCGGCGTCATGGATCCTGCCATGGGGTACGAGCAATACATCAGCTATATGGATTACACAAACAATTCTTTTTCCAGTGAACTATATGAGGATTGTTTTGTGTTGACGAATCCTGCGCTGCAAAACAAGCTGCTGCCCACAGACCGGCCGTTTTTCAACTTTGTCATCTCGCGCAATGCACATATGCCGTATGGAAACGGAGATTCCGTCGGCACATATGCGCTGCAAAAGTACCCGCAGTACGCCAACTGCGACAGCTGTTCCGAGGTTCCGTATTACTATGCAAAAATCCGGCTGCTCGATGATTTCTTCGCGCAGCTGCTGCAAACGCTTCAGCAACGCGGTCTATTAGACAACACCGTGATTATCGGCGTGACCGACCACTACGCTTATACGATGAACGATCAGCAGCGCGTGCGGGAGCTGTCTCATGTCCCCGCGGATTTGCTTGTAGAGCGCACGCCTTGTTTTATTTGGTCTGCAGATATGCAGCCGATGACCGTCACCAAGCCGTGCAATACAACAGATCTGGCGCCGACTCTGCTCAACCTCTTCGGCATGGACTGCGCCGGATACCTCGGACATGATATTTTCGACGAGACCTATGCGGGATATGCGATTTTCAGCGACGGCAGCTGGATTACAAGCGACGCCGTCTATCAAAACGGTGCAGTCGCATACACCTTTCCCAACCATACCATCACACAGACCGAGATTGCGGCCATGAACACACGAACTTCGCGGTATCTCGCCGCGAACAATCAAATACTATCCAGCGATTATTACTGCAGATAAGCAAAAAGCCGAAGATCGCGCGGTCTTCGGCTTTTTGCATTCATCCGATTTTGAGTTCCAGCCGCAGACGGTCTGCGACCATAGAGATAAATTCACTGTTTGTCGGTTTTCCCTTTGCGCCTGACACTGTAAAGCCAAAATACTCCTGCAAGGTGTCCACATCACCGCGATCCCATGCCACTTCAATCGCATGGCGAATGGCGCGTTCCACACGGGAGGATGTTGTTTTGAATTTTTTCGCGACAGTCGGGTATAATACCTTTGTAATCGCATTGATTACCTCCATGTCGTGAATGGTCATAATAATTGCTTCGCGCAAATACTGATACCCTTTGATATGTGCCGGTACACCGATTTGATGGATGATATCCGTCACGCGCATTTCAATTTCCAGCTCTTCATTCGGGATGCGCACCGCAGCCGAGCGCACATAGTTTCTCTGCCCGCCATAGCGGCACACGCGCTGTGCCAGCGCTTGTAAATCTACCGGCTTGCGCAGATAAAAGCTGACGCCCAGTGCATTGCATTCTTCCGTCGTCTCCTGTGATGCAAAGCTGCTCACCACAAAAATGACGGGCATTTTCGCCGGTTCTGCCTCGTTCAGTTCATGCAAAACGGTCAGACCGTCCACCCCCGGCAAAACCAGATCCATCAGCACGACATCCGGCGCATCCTGCAAAATGCGCTGCGCCAATCCGTTTCCATCTCCGTATGTTCCAATAATCTCCATGCGTTCATCAATACAGAACGTTTCGCGCAGCATCGCGCAAAACTCCTTATCTTCATCCGCAATCAATACACGAATCGTATTCTCCATGTGATCATTCCCTGCCTTCCAGCATTTCCGTTAGAATTTACCGTTTTCCGGCAGCATCAGCGTATCACAATTTTTCGGAAAAGACAATAAATTTCACTCATTTTTTCATAAAAATATTTCGCCCGTGCTCAACATATTTCGAAAAAATATCCGGCATTTTTAACTTGTTCTCGGTTTTACCACCGTATTTTTCCGAATTTTTCCGCGATATATATGTTTTTATATTTATGTGATTTTTGTCGTTATCTGGCATAGACAGCATTCGAAGCGCGGCACACGCGCCGCGCTTCGATTTTTTCTGATTATCCCGCTGCCTCCAGCATATTTCCAATGAGGATTCCATATCCCCGATTCGGGTGATTGACGAGCACATGCGTCACAGCGCCCACGATTTTCCCGTCCTGAAGAATGGGCGAACCGCTCATCCCCGGCACAATGCCGCCCGTCTGCTCCAGCAGCGCTTGATCCGTCACGCGCAAAGACAGATTTCGGCTGTCCGCAGCATGCGGCGCGATTTTTTCAATTGCAACGGCATACCGCTTGGGCTGCGAACCGGAAACGCAGGTCAAAATTTCCGCCTCTCCCGTGTGCACCTCCTCGGCTTCCGCCGTAGACAAAACCGGTTGTCCCGCATACAGGCTGCGATTTGTCAGCGTGCCGAAAATGCCGCACGCCGTGTTATCATCCAGCTGTCCCAATTGTGTCGAAAAGTCATACGTGCCGATCAGCTCTCCCGGTTTTCCTGCCGTTCCCATTTCAACACGAATGACCTGTGCCGGAATAATCGAGCCGGTTTCCAGCGGCAGCCGCGCCCCGCTATCAACGTCCGTGACCGGATGTCCCAGCGCGCCAAATGTCCCATTTTTCGGATCGACATATGTGAGCGTACCAATACCCGCCATGCTGTCCCGAATCAGCAATCCGATTTGATAGGCGCCGTCCGACGTGGTCTGCACCGGCTGTACTGCCGCGGAAATCTTGGTATCGCCGCGCAGTCCCGCAAGCTGAATCGGATACCCGCCGCTGTTTCGCACAATGTCCGCCAGTGTTTCGCTCGAATCAATGACTACGCCGTCCGCTTCCTGCAAAATATCACCGGTTTCCAACCCAGCCGCTTGTCCCGGACTCACAGCACCCGCCGGTGTATCCAGCTCCGACATGCCGGAAATCACAACGCCTTCCGCTGTCATGCGCACACCCGCCGGAACGCCCAGCGCAATGAGATCCGCCGCCTGTGCGGTGCACGAGAGCAGCAAAACAGCTGCCAGTACACCGCTCCAACACGTTCTGATTCTGTTCATCGCATCCTCTCCCTTCCTCTTTAGATTTTCCGCCGCCTCCGGACTCTATGCGTGCCCATGTCTGGCGGCATGTCCAGCCATTGCATGTGCATCCAGATTTCGAAAACGCCGCTGCAGATATTGAACCGCTTTTTTATTTATGGTATAGTACAGACAGAATGTGTATGAGGGAGAGATAATCATGCGAATTGCCATCGTCGGTTCTCGTTCCGTGACGAAGGACGCGTATCCAATTTTAGAAGCCTACATCCCGCGCGGAGTCAGCGAGATCGTATCCGGCGGTGCCTCCGGTGCCGATGAGCTGGCG
This window of the Butyricicoccus intestinisimiae genome carries:
- the spoIVB gene encoding SpoIVB peptidase, producing the protein MNRIRTCWSGVLAAVLLLSCTAQAADLIALGVPAGVRMTAEGVVISGMSELDTPAGAVSPGQAAGLETGDILQEADGVVIDSSETLADIVRNSGGYPIQLAGLRGDTKISAAVQPVQTTSDGAYQIGLLIRDSMAGIGTLTYVDPKNGTFGALGHPVTDVDSGARLPLETGSIIPAQVIRVEMGTAGKPGELIGTYDFSTQLGQLDDNTACGIFGTLTNRSLYAGQPVLSTAEAEEVHTGEAEILTCVSGSQPKRYAVAIEKIAPHAADSRNLSLRVTDQALLEQTGGIVPGMSGSPILQDGKIVGAVTHVLVNHPNRGYGILIGNMLEAAG
- the spo0A gene encoding sporulation transcription factor Spo0A, with the translated sequence MENTIRVLIADEDKEFCAMLRETFCIDERMEIIGTYGDGNGLAQRILQDAPDVVLMDLVLPGVDGLTVLHELNEAEPAKMPVIFVVSSFASQETTEECNALGVSFYLRKPVDLQALAQRVCRYGGQRNYVRSAAVRIPNEELEIEMRVTDIIHQIGVPAHIKGYQYLREAIIMTIHDMEVINAITKVLYPTVAKKFKTTSSRVERAIRHAIEVAWDRGDVDTLQEYFGFTVSGAKGKPTNSEFISMVADRLRLELKIG
- a CDS encoding LTA synthase family protein, encoding MSRCYVIRLYGLPWLAWFAPALFVSCISHTAAFFPLLCSAVWAAICTALLSLLPQAAARLLGTLANLLVICYALIQSGYFCIFQRFLWLRDLAYLRDGAAFANSVFSYLSVGFLAGAAGLLALSLLACRLRPRTQPNRFRFVPVCFGALTAAALVSFCAPDNTRYDALGVCKTVGLYQTAAYDISEHFMQPALCQTDAEQARAQVSAYLNAYGSAGASNSMTGKLRGKNVILVLMESADDWTITQDSAPTITRLMQEGIQFTNFCTPLYGSARTFNSEFAMNTGIFSPTDGTLVTSYQTNDFSESLPNQFRTSGYTANAFHYNSPSFYSRGVMDPAMGYEQYISYMDYTNNSFSSELYEDCFVLTNPALQNKLLPTDRPFFNFVISRNAHMPYGNGDSVGTYALQKYPQYANCDSCSEVPYYYAKIRLLDDFFAQLLQTLQQRGLLDNTVIIGVTDHYAYTMNDQQRVRELSHVPADLLVERTPCFIWSADMQPMTVTKPCNTTDLAPTLLNLFGMDCAGYLGHDIFDETYAGYAIFSDGSWITSDAVYQNGAVAYTFPNHTITQTEIAAMNTRTSRYLAANNQILSSDYYCR